TTGTGTTTGATTTGTGGTTATTTCAAATCTAAAAATTGGAACATCCTATTTTTTTACCCCCTTAGTGGAATTTGCGAAAGAAAATATACGTTACCTATTTTGGTCCTTTTGGTGAAAGGATAGTTACGTATTGAATCGCTATGATTGGAGAGGTATGGCGCAACATGAAAAAGATTCTTTTAATTTTCGTCTTTTTTCAGATGTCTTTTGCGATGGACCCTTCGATTGAGGCCGCGTTAAAGTGCGTGGAAAAGAAAAAGATGGATGTTCACGCAGTAGAAAAAATAAATGGCAAGGTATATGCAAGAGGTTGGTTTGTTCCTGCCGATGATGACGCTTGTGATTATAAAACGGTCAGTGGTTCTTCCGTCTTCGAAATAAAAAATAACTGCGTTATTGAAAAAAAAGATTGGTTTAAAGAAGTAGAAAAAGTCGAGAAAAAAGGCTTGCTGGGAGCCTTCCGAAACAGCAGTGAAGACTCCGTGATTGTGATTGAGAAAAATAAGATTCTTTGGTCGTGTCCCTTTGAAAAAGTGGGCTCCAGAGTATTTCGATTTTTGGATAAAAACAGGTTGATGGTTTCAATTGAAGATGGCGGAAATGGAGATGGAGACTCTATTGGGGTATTAGACAACAAATGCCAGTGGACTTTGTTTGAAAAGAAAGCGAGACTGCCTTATATCTACAGTGCAACATCAAGTTCACGATTCCTGGATTATGAACTGAAACATAAACCATATATTGTTATTTATGATTCGCTATACAATAAGTATTGGGGTACGTCAAGTTCATTTTACACATATGTTTCAACCCGCAATATTGCATGCGGTTACGATGATGATAAAATGGATTCAAGTAAGGCTTTGATTAAATGTATTAAGTGGACGGGAAACAATTTTGTTGAGGAAACATTGCCTCACAAGGTGGATGTTCCTGATAGCGAAGGATGCCTATGCGCATGCCCTTGGACGGAGCGGCTTTTCCCATGTGGCGACGGCATATGTGTGCAGAATTATGAAACCAAGAAAATAGAAATTCTGGTAGATGAATAAGTTACAAGCGCCTGAAAATTTCCTATGATTGGAGAGGTATGGCTCAACATGAATAAAATAATCCAAGTGAAGAAAAAATACGAAGGATGGCTTCTCAAAAGCGTAAAATGAAATGATTAAAAAGGGTCGCTCCGGCGGCCTTTTGCGTTATTTGCCTGTGCTGAAATCTTGCTAGACGAGGGTGTTGTCTAGCCCGAAGACTTCGCCGAGCTGCTTGTCGTCCATGTCGGCGAGCCAGGTTTCACCCGCGCTCACGGTCATGTTGGCAATGGACTTCTTGGTTTCTAGCAACGCGTTGATTTTTTCTTCGAACGTTCCTTTGGTGATGAACCTGTGGACCTGAACGTTGCGCGTCTGCCCGATACGGAAAGCGCGGTCGGTAGCCTGCGCTTCGATGGCAGGGTTCCACCACAAGTCATAATGGATGACCTGCGATGCGGCGGTGAGGTTGAGGCCCGTGCCGCCCGCCTTGAGCGAGAGGATGAGCACTTTGCAGTCTTCGTTCTTCTGGAAGTCCTCGATCATGGAGGTGCGCTGCGTCTGCGTGCATCCGCCGTGGTAGAAGTGCGTGCGGAGCCCGAGTTCTTCCGTGATTGTCTTTTCGAGCAGGAATCCCATCTCGGCGAACTGCGTGAAGATGAGCGTCTTCTCGCCTTGTTCCTGGATGGAGGTGAGCAGGTCGAGGAGCATCTGCAACTTGCCGGAGGAAAGGGCCTGTGCGCTTTCTTCCGGTTGCTCGCTTGCGGCTCCCTTCAGGAATGTCGCGGGGTGGTTGCAAATCTGCTTCAAGGCAAGAATCATCTGCAATATGATTCCCTTGCGTTTAAAGAGGGCGTGGGCGTCGTTGGCGAGTTCCGCCTCGATCTGCTCCTGCTCCAGTTGCTCCATAAAGCGGTCGAGGGTGCGCTTGTAGAGCGCCGCCTGCGCCTTGGTGAGTTCGGCGTATTCGTCCTGGATAATCTTGTCGGGCAGGTCGCTGATGATGCTCTTGTCGGTCTTGAGACGCCTGAGCATGAATGGCGCTGTAATTTTCTTGAACGTCTCGGCGACACGCTCGTTGTTCTCTTTTTGGATGGGCGTCTCGTATTTTTCGCGGAATTCCGTGGGGCTGGGGAAGAATCCCTGGTTGCAAAAGTCCATGATGGTCCAGAATTCCATGAGGCGGTTCTCGACGGGGGTGCCGCTCATCGCGATTTTCATGGGCGCCTGCATTTTGCGAAGAAGCTTGCTCTGCTCGCTGTCGGCGTTCTTGATGTTTTGCGCCTCGTCAATCACAATGGCTTGCCACGGGCGCGCCTCGAGCAGTTCGTAGTCGCGGCGGAAGGTTGCGTAGGTGGTGAGCAAAACATCGGCATTGAACTTTTGCAGGTCGCGGCTCCCGCCGTGGTAGGCGAGGTACTTGAGGTCGGGCGCGAACTTCGTGATTTCGACCTGCCAGTTGCACAGCAGACCCGCGGGCATCACCACCAGCGCCTTGCGCTCGTCGAGCTTGCCTTCTTGTTTGATTTTGAGGAGGAAGGTGATGACCTGAAGCGTTTTGCCGAGGCCCATGTCGTCGGCCAGGATGCAACCGCAGCCGATTTCCAGGTTCTTGTACATCCACGAGTAGCCACGTTCCTGGTAGGGGCGGAGCGTCGCGTTCAACCCTTCGGGGAGAGCGATCTCAGTCTCGGCGCGCCAGGCGTCGATTTGCGCCTTGGTGTCGGTGGCGAGGTCGATGGGAATGTTGTTGCACTCGCCGGTAAAACACGCCTGCAACAGCTGGACCTGTGTAATCGCCGGTGGGTCCTCTTGGGGGGCGTCCCCGTTTTCGGAGGAGCCCGTATCTTCCGGGGCGTTCTTCTTGGCGTCATCGGCGTTTTTCCCTTCGACCCTGTCGCGGAGCGCCTGCAAATCGGCTTCGCTCACCTGTACATACTGCGATTTGAATTTGAGCAACCCGTCGGCCTGTTCGGCGAGCTTCAAGAATTCCGCGGCGTCCATGGTCTCGTCGCCAATCGATATTTCCCAGTCAAAGTCCAGGAGGTCGCTTGTCGTAAATGTCCCGAAGCCGAAGCTCCCCTGGATGCGCATACGGGGCTTGGGTTTTTGCCTGTTTAGCAGGTTTTTGGGGATCTCGGTCTGGATTCCGAGTATTTGCAGCTTGTCGAGGCAGTTCTCCAGGAATTCCAGGAGAACGTTCCCCTTCATCATGATGGGGGAGGCTCCGCGCCTCTCGATGTAGGCGCCCATAGGCTTGAATACCTCGGCGACGCCGTTCAAAATGTTGAGTACCGAGAGGAGGCGGGCGTCGTTTTCTTTGAAAAGGTTCGCGATGGGTGTGCGCACGGCCGTGTCCGAGTCGGCGGAGCCGTTCAGTACAAATACGTCGAGCGCCACCTCGTTGCCGTCCTCGGCGCAGGCGAACAGAATTTGGGTTCGGTAGTCGAGGCTGCTGTAAACCGAGAACCACTTTTGGATTTTGCCGGGGATGGCATGGGCGTTGTTCGCGAGCTTGCCCGAGACGCAGTCAAAAAAGAAGCTGAGCAGGTTCTCGTGCCGGCTTTTTTGTTTCATGGGCTTGAACTTGCGCGCAAAGCGGAGCAGTTGCCCAATGAACAGCGAAAGCACGTGTTCTGCCGGCGAAACGAGCGGCATGACTTCTTCGTCCCTGGTGGTGAAGGCGAGTTTTTGTGGGGCGTATTTTTCGAATTCCGCCACCGCCGAGAGCACGTCGGGGAGCATCTCGGCAGGGAGCCAGCGCACTTGCGCCACGTCGCCTCCTATCCAAAAGACTTGCGGGTAGATGGCCCCGGTGCGGATTAGGTAGAACGCCCCCATGAGCACGCGGTACAAAAAGCGTACCGTCACGTGGTGCATAAAGAAGTTCCCCTGGCTAATAACGCAGAGGGCGCCTATGGCGGTGGCGGTGGAGAGCCCGGAACTGATGACCTGCCCTTCGTTAGCTTGTTCAAAACGCCACTTCCAGCCCGCCGAGTGGTACACCCGGAGGGATTCCCCTTCCATCATGAAGGTCTTGTTGTGGTAGAGGCGGAATTGTTCGGTGAAGTTCTCGAACGACTCGAAGCTCGCGAAGTAGCTGCGGCAAAAGTTCATCTCGTCGGCGAAGCTTTTGCGGAAGTTGCCTGCCGGGCAAAAGTCCGGGAAGTTCGGCAGCATGGCGGGGAGGATTTGTGAGTAGTCGCGCCATTTCGAGAAATCGAAGTCCGGAATGCGACCGCTCTCCATCGCAGTGCCCTCGGCAGGCGCGCCCGCAGCATCCACCGAGCGCAGGGTTATGCCCTGCACAATAGAACTCTCGACGGGGGCGTCGGAACTTTCGGCGGGGGTGTCCTCGATTTTGAGGTCCTTTAGGTATTCCAGGTCCATGCCGTGGATCTTGAACAGCACAAAGGGGTTATCGGTCATCTGGGTTGCAATCCCGAGGAACACCAACACCACGTACTTGCATGGGTTCTGGTCCTTGCAGTCGCAGTCCATTTTGACAGCGTCGATGCTGTCGAACAGGGTGATGCCGCACTTGGCGAGAATCAATTCGAGGGATGGGCTCAGAGAGCCGTTCAGCAGGGCGCGGAGTTCCGTGGGCTGTTGCTTAAGGAGGCTCGCGAAGACCTCGGTCTTGGACTTTTCGACCCGCGGGAACAGGATGTAGTTCCCGTGCATGCCGCCGTTCGGTCCCTTGAGTTTTGAAACAATCCGGTTGTCCGTAAACTCGAGGGAGGTCAGTTGACCGCGGTCCAGGTAGCGCCAGGCTGTGTCGACTATTTCGGCGGGGACGCCTTGCAACAGCGCTTCCAGCCACTTTTTGACCCACCAGGAGTTTTTGAAACGTCCCAAATTCATGTGCAGCCAAATATAGTAAAATTGACTGCACAAATGTGTAAATATGCTTAAGGCTCTGTCGGGCCAGACCGTACTTTGGGGTCAAAACTGCGAAAACGCTGCGAAAATGGCCCTTTGGCTCTGTCCAGTCATTCTGTACGGCTACGGAACGCGCCGCTATTCAGCAAGCCAGCGGTAGTAACCTTCGTCGTTCTTGCCGCAGGTGTATTCCGCGCCCTCGAACGTGATGGTTTCGCCCACGATTTCCTTGTGGCAGGGGCCGCTCACCTCGTCGATGGGCTGTAGCTTGTACCAGCCGTAGTTATCACCCGATTTTGGGTCTACGCTTTCGTTACAGTAGTAGTATTCGCCTTGGAGTCGGACGGTCACTCCGTACTTGTAACTATAGTAGTCGTCGCACCCCGTGTATGCTCCCCAGAGGAACGAGTTGGTGACGTCTTTCCATTTGCCGGTTTCGCCTCTGCTGTCGCAGAGGTAGTCTTTGTCGCCGTCGCCTTTCCAGGTGTATTCCTTCGCGTGGCAGAATCCGAGCAGTTTGTCGAGGTTGTCTTCGGCGCGCCAGAAGAACTTTTTCTTTCCGTTGTCGGACATGTAGGTACAGCCGTAGTTGATTCCGTTGTACTCGTAGAGTCCTTCCTGTTTTTCGGGCGAGCAGAGGCCGAGAGCTTTTTCGAGGTCGCCGTATTCCTGCCAGGTCTGGTTCGCCGAGCAGTAGTATTCCTTGCCGCGGTATGTTCCTTGTTCTCCGAAATTATCCTCGGTGCATGTCGGTAGCACAAGGTCAGGGGGAGCGATAATCCATCGTTCCTCGGCGCACTGGTAATAGTCTTCGCCGTATTGGTAAGCCTTGTTGTATGGGAAGCTTCCTTCGAGGCATAGGCCGAGGGCTGCTTCCACGGAGTCAATCAGCAGCCATCCGTTGCGCTTGCATACGTAATCCCTGTCCAGGAATTTCTTGGTCTCTCCGCGATCGTCTACGGAGCATCCGCCAATATTGTGGTATCCGGCGTACCAGACCCAGCCGGTATCCTTGCATATGTAGGCGTTTGTATCGAGGCCCCTGATGGAGTCGCGCAAGGCGTTGGTGCAGAGTCCGAGTTCCGTCAGTTCGCGGGTCGAGGCCTTGCGCCACCGGCCGTTATCGCAGGCGTAAGCGTTGTCCGAGTAGTGCTTGATGGTGCCTTCGTTGCTCGTTCCGCATTCGCCGAGCGCTTCGTCAAGCGTCGGTTTGCGCCAGGTGGAGTCGCAGATGTACAGTATCCCCTTCTTGTCGAGCTTCAGGGTCCCCTTCAGTTCGGGAGTGCAGAACCCGAATTCGGTGGTGGGGGCAGTCATCTTTTCCCAGCTGCGCGCGTTCATGCAACCGTACTGTACGCCATGGAAGATTTTTTCGGTATAGAGCTTGCTGGAATCGCAGGGACCGTAGTAGTCCTGCACGGTCGCGGTCCGCCACTTTGTAGAATCGCAGTAATAGCTTATGCTGTCGTTCTTGAGCGAGTCGATTTTGCCCTTGATCTTGGGGCTGCAAACGCCGATTCCTTGTTCGATGCTGTCGAGCACGGTCCACTTCTTTGTCGTGCGGCAGGTGTATGTGGTATCGAACAGGGCAGCGACCTTGTAGAACTTCGAGGAATCGCATTCACCCTCGAAGTCAGTGATGCGCGGGAACCTCCAGATGCTCGAATCGCAGTAGACGCGCCGGACTTCGCCGCTTACGATCATGGAGTCGAGCGTGCCGCCCCTGCTCGGCTTGCAGAAACCGAGGGAGTCTTCGGTGGGGGTGGCGAGGTACCAGGATCTCACCTTGCAAATGTAATGCTTGTTCTTGTGGGTCGCTTCTTCCCACTTGTTCTTGTCGGTGCATTCGCCGATGTAGTCGGTGAGCGTGGCGGGGCGCCAGCCCGTGGTATCGCAGTAGTAGTCCGTGGTGTCGTACCTCAGGACTGTAGAGTTCATCTTGCCGATGGTGCTCGGGGTGCAGAAACCGAGTTTCTCTTCGTCGCCGCTGGGCGTGCGCCATGTGGAATTGTCGCAGAGGTATTGCGTGCCGTTCAGTTTCTGAATTTCCCACTGGTTTTCCTTATTGCATTCGGCATCTGTGTCGTTCATGGTGGCGAGCACCCAGTCGTACCCGTCGCAGATGTACAGCGTGTCCTTGTAGTAGTGCTTTTCGCCCTTGTCCGTGTACGGGCAGGAGTTGTCTTTGGCGTTGGACCAGTAATTTCCGTTGCAGGTGTAGTTCGTCTTCTTTTCGGCAACGAAGAAATCGTAGGGGTCGGATATGCTCCTGCAATCGGGGAGTTCCTCGTCGGTATCCACGATGTGGGTGACCTTCATGCAGCGGATGGCGTAGTAGTCATCTGACTTTGTGGAGGAGAAACTCGTGGTGCCCGCGTCCGAGATGCGGATGTAGCTGTATTCCGACGTGAGCAGGTACGCTGCCTTGTCCTTGTCGGAACACTTGATTTTGCCGTCCTTCTTGGTGCAGTAGCCGGACATTTGCGGGTTGAAGCCGAAAGCTTTGGCGGTCACGTCGCTGGCCATCGCGGTCATGTACTTGTAGTCTGCTTTGGAGGGAATCGAGAAACCGTCGGGGCACACGTCTTCCGGATGCCAGTCCGGGTAGAGGCTGCCGTTCTTTTCGCAGTTGGCCGACTTGTCGTCGTAGCAGATGCTTTTCGAACTGCTGTAGTCCGCGTTCTCGGCCATCCAGGTGTAGGGCCCGAACTGTACGGTCTTGTAGGTTCGGCCGTTCTTCTTGTCGAGGACTTCTCCCTTCACAATCGTGATGGTCGTTCCGTTTTGGGTTTTGTACTTGTCGCCGATGGCGGAAGAATCCTTGTAGTCGCTTCCCTGATTGTCGTCGCTACTGCGGATGTCTTCTTCGGTGGAAGATGAACTCGGTTCGGTCTCGAAATACGAACTGTCGTCGTCGCCGCAGGCGCATGTCAGCAGCGGCACAACGAAACATGCCGAAAGAATAGCATTCTTGAACGGATGGTGAAAATAACGCATGGCTCCTCCTATTTCCCCTCTAGGCGAGATTTCCTTAATGGAAATCTATATAAAACTATGGCAAAATGCCAAACGCCGCGAGGCCGATCAGGAGCACGATTCCCGCATAGACTCCGCCCAGCAGGTCATCGGCCATCACGCCCCAGGCTCCCGGGAACTTTTCGAAGCTGTGGATGCCGAGCGCAAATTCGATTTCACCATCGGAATCGTCGGCGCGTCGAACCACCCCTGGGTTGACGGCATTGAAAAATTCGACATCGCCACCGATGCCGCAACGGGATTCCATTTTGCGGATTCTCCAGAAAAGGCCGGCAAGAGGCGCAGTGAGATTTTCGCATCTCTGGCGCATCGGCGGCAACCCCGACTATTTCGAGAACGCCATCGTCGTGCGGCTGAAATTCTAGCGGATATTTTTTAGATTGCGGTTATGCTGCACCTGAAATTCGCGCTGAATCTCGAAAATCTCGCCGACCAGATGATCGACGAGATTTCCAGATATTGGAAGAATCCGTTCGAGGCGCCCGTCGTCATTTTTCCGGACCCCAAGCTAGAACAGTGGTTCCGCCTGCGCTGGGTACAGAAAAAGGGCGTTCTCGCGAACCTCAACAAGACTACCATTGATAGGTTCCTTTTCGATATTCTCGCCGGCAAGGACAAGTCGCGGAAAAAGCTGAATTCCGACATGCTCGCGAATGTCATCATCTCGTACCTGCAGCAAAAAACGGACGGAAAATCCAATTACGAACTCCTGGGCGAAAGCGTCAAGGCCTACCTCGAAGACGACGGCGTTGTCGACGAGAACAGGATTTTCGACTTCGCAAATGTCATGGCGGGGCTTTTTCTGGAATACGAAACCAGCCGCCCCAACGGATTCATTTCCGATTCGGAAACAGGCGACGGCGCCAAGGGAATTCTCGACTGCTGGAAAGAAGGAGAGCTGCACGATTTCTTTATCACGCGAGACGGCACGCCCGACGCCAACGAAGCATGGCAATGCAAGCTCTATTCGGCGCTGTTCCATGCCGGAGACAACGGCAAGTCGCTACTTACACAAGTATTTGAGAAAGCCAGCGAAAAGAACCGCGAAGGCGGCAATGTCACCTACCTCACGCTTCCTTACCTGTACAAAGTCGGCAAGGCCGATTTCCATTACGAGAGCCACCTCCCGGTATTCATCTTCGGGCTTTCGGGAATGGGCCAGTTCTACCGCGTCATTCTGCAGGAATTTGCAAACCGGCACGAAGTCTATGCCTTCATTCAGAACCCGTGCATGGCATTCTGGGAAGATTGCAGCGGCGCAAGAAAATCTATTGAAAGCATGCGGCTTGCGCTTCCGAAACTTTCAACCAGCCCCGACGACGAAAGCGAATCCATCGACGAAGACGAAAACGAACTTCTACGCTACTGGGGCAAGGCGGGCCGCGATAACATCAAGCTCTGGAGCGTCGCGACGGATTACAATTTCGTTTTTGACGAGGAATCCATTGCCGACCGGAAAAAGGAAATTCCTTGCGACACGCTTTTGCATCAGGTGCAATGGATGGTCGCAAACCGTAAGAACGTTTTCTGCAAAGATGCGGGCGTCCTCGACAAGGTCCCCTTTGAAAAAGACGATTCCTTCTGCGTAACAACGGCCCCGTCGAAAATCCGCGAAGTGGAGGCCCTGCATTCCCACATCTGCAAGCTGCTTTCGGAGAAGGATGCGCAGGGGAACCCGAAGGCGACCATCGCCGACATCCTCGTGGTATCCCCGAACATCGACGACTACCGCACCGCCATCTTCCAGGTCTTCGACCAGACGCGGGAAGGATTCCATGTCCCGTTCAACATCGTGGATTCCGCCGCCCGCGACTCGCTCACGGCAAACGCGCTCGGCATCCTTTTCTCCATCCGCGAAAAGGGGACGCTTTCGAGGCCCGACTTCTTCGCCCTCGTACGCAATCCCGTGGTACAGAATGTCCGCAGGATCCATCCCGACGAAATTTCCAACTGGGAATCCTGGGCTTCCAACATGAACATCTACCGCGACCGTATCGCCGACGACAACGGCGAAATGCGCCGCGAGGAGTCCTGGATTACGGCTACCAGGCGCCTATTGCTTTCGCGCTTCAGCTACGGCAGCATCCAGACCGATGCGGGCGAGATTAGCCCCTACAGTGACATCAGCAGCGCCGACAACAATTCCCTCTACCGTTTTGTAGATGCCATCGACTCGCTGGAATGCTGGATGCAGGCCGGCACAGACGGCATTCCGGCAGAAGGTCTCCCGGACATCTACCAGTTCCTGGATTCATGGCTCTGCATGGGCAACCCGCCCAAGGAACTCGTTGGCGAAAGCGTCATCTACCATTCCGTCACCGCCGCACGCGAAAACCTGGAATACCAGTACCTCGCCGGGAGCGCGACCATCTCGTTCAAGTGCATTTCGCAGACTCTAATGTACGCCGCGCTCGGTTCGGAATTCAGCTGCGGGAACCTGTTCATCAACGGGCTCACCTTCATGAAGTTCGCGCCCAACCGCATCGTACCTGCAAAGTACCTCTTCTTTATGGGAGCCGACGCAGCAAATTTCCCGGGTGTGCGGAACATCAACACGCTCGACCTGCGCAAGTCCTGCCGCCCCTGGCCCGGTGACGATTCTACCGTCAGCAGGAACCGCTATGCCTTCCTCTGCCAGCTCATGAGCACGTCGCAAGGATTCTTCATCAGCTACGTGAACAAGGATTTGCAAAAGGACGAGGATTTCTACCCTTCGTCCATCGTGAACGACATACGCGGATTTCTGAGGAACGCGGCAAAGGCGGCCGGCATAACGGACTCCGCGATTCTCAAGAACATCTGGCCCGACGAAAACATCCCGCTGGACGAAACCCGCCCCTGGAAGGATCTCTTTACCCGCCGCGAAATCCGCAACAGGAACGCGCACCAGGAATTCGGCAACGACCGCGCGACCGTCAACTTCGTCCCCGATCCCGAAAACAGCGAAGACCCGAGGCTCCCCGAACAGGCGAGCGTCTACCAGTTCAAGCAATTCCTCAAGGATCCCTTCGAATTCCGCGTCGAGCAGATGATGCAAATCGAGGACGGAAAGGAAGATCCCGAAAAGACCGAATTCGAGCCCATCAGCATCGACAATCTGCAGGAAGCCATCCTGCGCCGCATGCTTCTCGCACAGATGCTGGGCGTTTTCGAGAACGACCGACTGACAACCGAGAAGGATATCCGCAACTACGCGATTTCCAAGGGTCTTCTGCCCATGGGCGCTTTCAACGAACGAATTTGGAGCGACCTCCTCGACGAAACCAGAAGCCTCGCGGAACTGATCGAAGGCCTGTACAGCAAGAACCATTTCCGGTACTGCAAAAAGACTATCGAACTCAAGATGGATGGCTGGACCCTGCTCGGGACAGTTCCCCTGTGCGCACAAAACGAGGGCTGCATCCACCTGATAGATACCGCCGGCGTCGAAATCCACCAGTACCAATTCCTGGCAGGCTACATCCAGGCGCTTGCACTCATTTGTGATGCCGGACGGAAAAACGAACCCATTCCGGAAATCTACGCGGACTGTTATTCCAAGACGACATGGCGGGCCAAGCGCATCAAGCGCACGCCCGCCGAAGCGGAGGAACTGCTCGAAAAAATCTACCGGAAAATGTTCGCGGTGCAGATGGATGCAAGCGGCAAGTGGGAACGCTACAGCAAGGTCCTCCCGATCGACATGGTGTTCGAGAACAAGATCGAATCCTACGACGACTATATCGCGGCGTTCAGCGACGAGAATCGTTCTCCGTGGAGATACTTCGCCGGCAGCAAGCTGTTCGACATCAAGAAGGTCTGCGGGTTCACCGACAAGTATTTCATGGACCTCTGGAAAAAGGAATGCGAGGACCTCCGGGAATTGACACCCGACTTGTGGAATCCTGACGAAGACATGGGAGGCGACGTCAATGACCCAGATTAATCTTTTTAACATCGACGATTTTCATTTTGGGAACAACCTCTATATCGACGCCTCGGCGGGTACCGGCAAGACGTACACCATCCAGCAGCTGGTCGCAAAACTCGTGCGCGGCGAAAATGGACATGCGGGTATTCCCCTCTCCAAAATCCTAATAGTCACCTACACCGACAAGGCTACCGGCGAACTGCGCGACCGCATCCGCCAGAAGATGGAAGACTGCCTTGCTGAGGAGAACCTGGAATGCTACCGCGAAGCGCTGCAGAATATCCATACGGCGCCAATCTTTACCATCCATTCCTTCTGCCAGAAGGTGCTGCACGATTTCGCCTACGAGGCGGGTTCCTCCTTCAACCTGGATGTCGTTTCGGACGATAGTATCGAAGCGCTTATCCAGCGGCTCATTCGCGACAAGTGGTCCTTCGAAACCGAATTTATGGACGTGCTGAATTCTTCGGGTTTCAGTATGGACACCTTTGTCAAGAATTTCGTGAATGCCGCCAAGTACATGCTGCAAGATCACGGGACACAGCCCTTCTTGCCAGATTTCAGCACTCTCGAAAAAATCCTGCAATGGGTCCCCGGCGCCCGCGACGCATGGAATGTCCTGCTCGAGAACAAGGACAAGGTTTGCGAAGAAGTCCTCAAGTCCAAGACGAATTATCGTAAAATTTCGACCCTGATCGATGCAATCGAGGCATACGACGGCACCGAAAAACTGTTTCCGAGGACATTCACGAAAAAGTGGCGCGAGGACCCCTGGGATAGCGACGAACTGATCCATGCGGTAAATTTCTTCTTCGACCTCAAGGACGAGGACCTGCAAAAGGTCGCCATCAAGCCATTCCAGAAATTCATTTTCGAACATGTCGATGAACTCGTAGAACTCTGGCAAAGGGAAAAGCGGCAGGGCAAGCGCCAGTCCTTCAGCGACATGATTATCGATGTCCACGACACCATCATGAACAGGAACGACAACCTGGTGCAGAAATTGCGGGAAACCTACCGCTACGCCATCATCGACGAATTCCAGGACACGAATCAGCTGCAGTGGGACATTTTCAAGACCATCTTCCTTGACTCCCGCGAAAACAACATCGTCGTTGTGGGCGACCCGAAACAGTCCATTTTCTCGGTCCAGGGGGCCGATGTCGGCGTCTACCGTCGCGCCATTGCCGAAATCGGCAAAAAGAACGGGAGAAGGCTATCGACGAACTACCGCTCCAGCGATGACGTCATCGAGGCCTGCAACGAACTGTTCCAAGGGGAGTTCCTTGAAAACGGGGACTTCACGAAATCGGACGCGCCCCAAGAAAAACTCAAAAAGCTAGCACCCACCTTGAACGGCGAGCATACGGCGCCCCTCTGGATTTCGAACATTTCCGACGAATTCGAATTTGCCGATTTCGCCGTACGGAAAATCATAGAATGCTGCGCCCCGAGCTCCACGGATGCATCCAGGACGGCACTGCAGATTTTCGACAAGGACAAGAAAGTGTTGCGCGATGTCCGCTTCTCGGATTTCGCCATCCTCTCGCGCACCCGGACCGAAATGGTCGCACTGGAAGAGGTCATGGCACAGGCAGGCATCCCCTACACGCGCTACAAGGACACGAACCTGTTCTACGGAAAGGAATGCGCTCACTGGATTTCGCTTTTGAAGGCGCTCGACGCTCCCGATTTTTCGAGCTGGAACCGCAAGTTTCTGAACGAGGCGCTTATCTCCGACTTTTTCA
This genomic stretch from Fibrobacter sp. UWP2 harbors:
- a CDS encoding SNF2-related protein; the encoded protein is MNLGRFKNSWWVKKWLEALLQGVPAEIVDTAWRYLDRGQLTSLEFTDNRIVSKLKGPNGGMHGNYILFPRVEKSKTEVFASLLKQQPTELRALLNGSLSPSLELILAKCGITLFDSIDAVKMDCDCKDQNPCKYVVLVFLGIATQMTDNPFVLFKIHGMDLEYLKDLKIEDTPAESSDAPVESSIVQGITLRSVDAAGAPAEGTAMESGRIPDFDFSKWRDYSQILPAMLPNFPDFCPAGNFRKSFADEMNFCRSYFASFESFENFTEQFRLYHNKTFMMEGESLRVYHSAGWKWRFEQANEGQVISSGLSTATAIGALCVISQGNFFMHHVTVRFLYRVLMGAFYLIRTGAIYPQVFWIGGDVAQVRWLPAEMLPDVLSAVAEFEKYAPQKLAFTTRDEEVMPLVSPAEHVLSLFIGQLLRFARKFKPMKQKSRHENLLSFFFDCVSGKLANNAHAIPGKIQKWFSVYSSLDYRTQILFACAEDGNEVALDVFVLNGSADSDTAVRTPIANLFKENDARLLSVLNILNGVAEVFKPMGAYIERRGASPIMMKGNVLLEFLENCLDKLQILGIQTEIPKNLLNRQKPKPRMRIQGSFGFGTFTTSDLLDFDWEISIGDETMDAAEFLKLAEQADGLLKFKSQYVQVSEADLQALRDRVEGKNADDAKKNAPEDTGSSENGDAPQEDPPAITQVQLLQACFTGECNNIPIDLATDTKAQIDAWRAETEIALPEGLNATLRPYQERGYSWMYKNLEIGCGCILADDMGLGKTLQVITFLLKIKQEGKLDERKALVVMPAGLLCNWQVEITKFAPDLKYLAYHGGSRDLQKFNADVLLTTYATFRRDYELLEARPWQAIVIDEAQNIKNADSEQSKLLRKMQAPMKIAMSGTPVENRLMEFWTIMDFCNQGFFPSPTEFREKYETPIQKENNERVAETFKKITAPFMLRRLKTDKSIISDLPDKIIQDEYAELTKAQAALYKRTLDRFMEQLEQEQIEAELANDAHALFKRKGIILQMILALKQICNHPATFLKGAASEQPEESAQALSSGKLQMLLDLLTSIQEQGEKTLIFTQFAEMGFLLEKTITEELGLRTHFYHGGCTQTQRTSMIEDFQKNEDCKVLILSLKAGGTGLNLTAASQVIHYDLWWNPAIEAQATDRAFRIGQTRNVQVHRFITKGTFEEKINALLETKKSIANMTVSAGETWLADMDDKQLGEVFGLDNTLV
- a CDS encoding FISUMP domain-containing protein, giving the protein MRYFHHPFKNAILSACFVVPLLTCACGDDDSSYFETEPSSSSTEEDIRSSDDNQGSDYKDSSAIGDKYKTQNGTTITIVKGEVLDKKNGRTYKTVQFGPYTWMAENADYSSSKSICYDDKSANCEKNGSLYPDWHPEDVCPDGFSIPSKADYKYMTAMASDVTAKAFGFNPQMSGYCTKKDGKIKCSDKDKAAYLLTSEYSYIRISDAGTTSFSSTKSDDYYAIRCMKVTHIVDTDEELPDCRSISDPYDFFVAEKKTNYTCNGNYWSNAKDNSCPYTDKGEKHYYKDTLYICDGYDWVLATMNDTDAECNKENQWEIQKLNGTQYLCDNSTWRTPSGDEEKLGFCTPSTIGKMNSTVLRYDTTDYYCDTTGWRPATLTDYIGECTDKNKWEEATHKNKHYICKVRSWYLATPTEDSLGFCKPSRGGTLDSMIVSGEVRRVYCDSSIWRFPRITDFEGECDSSKFYKVAALFDTTYTCRTTKKWTVLDSIEQGIGVCSPKIKGKIDSLKNDSISYYCDSTKWRTATVQDYYGPCDSSKLYTEKIFHGVQYGCMNARSWEKMTAPTTEFGFCTPELKGTLKLDKKGILYICDSTWRKPTLDEALGECGTSNEGTIKHYSDNAYACDNGRWRKASTRELTELGLCTNALRDSIRGLDTNAYICKDTGWVWYAGYHNIGGCSVDDRGETKKFLDRDYVCKRNGWLLIDSVEAALGLCLEGSFPYNKAYQYGEDYYQCAEERWIIAPPDLVLPTCTEDNFGEQGTYRGKEYYCSANQTWQEYGDLEKALGLCSPEKQEGLYEYNGINYGCTYMSDNGKKKFFWRAEDNLDKLLGFCHAKEYTWKGDGDKDYLCDSRGETGKWKDVTNSFLWGAYTGCDDYYSYKYGVTVRLQGEYYYCNESVDPKSGDNYGWYKLQPIDEVSGPCHKEIVGETITFEGAEYTCGKNDEGYYRWLAE
- a CDS encoding phosphatidylglycerophosphatase A, whose product is MRQRCENLTAPLAGLFWRIRKMESRCGIGGDVEFFNAVNPGVVRRADDSDGEIEFALGIHSFEKFPGAWGVMADDLLGGVYAGIVLLIGLAAFGILP